In the genome of Quercus robur chromosome 3, dhQueRobu3.1, whole genome shotgun sequence, one region contains:
- the LOC126717321 gene encoding 40S ribosomal protein S24-1 isoform X1, giving the protein MAEKAVTIRTRKFMTNRLLSRKQFVIDVLHPGRPNVSKAELKEKLSKMYEVKDTNAIFVFKFRTHFGGGKSTGFGLIYDSVENAKKYEPKYRLIRNGLDTKVEKSRKQMKERKNRAKKIRGVKKTKASDAAKAKKK; this is encoded by the exons ATGGCGGAAAAGGCAGTGACTATCCGTACCAGGAAGTTCATGACCAACAGGCTTCTCTCCAGAAAACAATTC GTCATTGATGTTCTTCATCCAGGAAGACCCAATGTTTCCAAG GCTGAGCTGAAGGAGAAGCTGTCAAAGATGTATGAAGTGAAAGACACAAATGCAATCTTCGTTTTCAAGTTCCGGACTCACTTTGGAGGTGGAAAATCAACCggttttggtttgatttatGACTCTGTTGAGAATGCCAAAAAATACGAACCCAAGTACAGGCTCATTAGG AATGGACTTGATACTAAGGTAGAGAAGTCAAGGAAGCAGATGAAGGAAAGGAAGAACAGGGCCAAGAAGATCCGTGGAGTAAAGAAG ACAAAGGCTTCAGATGCTGCCAAGGCAAAGAAGAAATGA
- the LOC126717322 gene encoding uncharacterized protein LOC126717322, with translation MATTTTTASLKWNHTFCIHLPPPSPPRLLPTTTTTTSFARPVKLSGTLNLNLQTPSKLSVKCFIFTNKNKNHVTTDLDLSSDSKTQNPFEVFANTLLNAIKALRKPAVAAVLLGLLLLYDPNSALAASGGRMGGRSFSSSSSSRSYSVPRNSGGGFSFSAPYYAPSPFGGGGGFYMGPAVGVGSSFFFILMGFAAFVLVSGVLSDRAEGGVLTATEKTSVLKLQVGLLGMGRSLQMDLNRIAETADTSSSSGLSYVLTETTLALLRHPSYCISGYSAVDIKRSMEDGEKRFNQLSIEERGKFDEETLVNVNNIKKQSTSSQRANGFSNEYIVITILVAAEGVHKLPTINGSGDLKEALQKLGSIPSSKILAVEVLWTPQNENDTLSERELLEDYPLLRPL, from the exons atggccaccaccaccaccacagctTCATTGAAATGGAACCACACCTTCTGTATCCACCTCcctcctccttctcctcctAGGCTCCTCCcaaccaccactaccaccacctcATTCGCCAGACCCGTTAAATTATCAGGAACCTTGAATTTGAACCTTCAAACCCCCTCCAAACTCAGCGTTAAATGCTTTATCTTCACCAACAAGAACAAGAACCATGTAACCACCGACTTAGACTTGTCCTCCGActctaaaacccaaaacccatttgAGGTTTTTGCAAATACTCTCCTTAATGCAATAAAAGCATTGAGAAAACCAGCGGTGGCCGCTGTTCTATTGGGTTTGCTGTTGTTATACGATCCCAATTCGGCATTGGCCGCCTCCGGTGGCCGAATGGGCGGCAGGTCGTTTTCCTCGTCGTCGTCGTCGAGGAGTTATTCGGTGCCGAGGAATTCGGGAGGTGGGTTTTCTTTTTCGGCGCCGTATTATGCGCCGTCGCCTTTCGGCGGTGGTGGCGGGTTCTATATGGGGCCGGCTGTGGGGGTCGGGTCGagtttcttcttcattttgatgGGTTTCGCAGCGTTTGTTTTGGTTTCGGGGGTTCTTTCGGATCGGGCGGAGGGTGGGGTGCTTACTGCCACTGAGAAAACCAGTGTGCTCAAGCTTCAG GTTGGGTTGCTGGGCATGGGGCGGTCACTTCAAATGGATCTTAATCGGATTGCTGAAACTGCAGATACATCTAGCTCTTCGGGTTTGAGCTATGTATTGACAG AGACAACGCTAGCTTTGCTTCGGCATCCCAGTTATTGTATCTCAGGTTATTCAGCT GTGGATATAAAGAGGAGCATGGAGGACGGAGAGAAACGCTTCAATCAACTTTCTATTGAAGAACGGGGGAAATTTGATGAAGAAACACTAGTCAATGTGAACAACATTAAAAAGCAAAGTACATCTAGCCAGAGAGCTAATGGATTCAGCAATGAGTACATAGTG ATAACAATCTTGGTGGCTGCTGAAGGAGTACATAAGCTCCCCACCATCAATGGCAGTGGGGACTTGAAAGAAGCATTGCAAAAGCTTGGATCCATTCCCTCAAGTAAAATACTA GCAGTTGAGGTATTGTGGACCCCTCAGAATGAGAATGACACCCTGTCAGAGCGGGAACTTCTTGAAGATTATCCACTTTTGAGGCCTTTGTAA